In the Sphingomonas sp. LM7 genome, one interval contains:
- a CDS encoding catalase has translation MATNKRDAGNGGETHQIAGDTVERLTTNQGIPVSDNQNQLKAGARGPVLLEDFVLREKIFHFDHERIPERIVHARGSAAHGYFEAYEDLSDITRADLFSEKGKRTPVFTRFSTVAGGAGSVDTPRDVRGFAVKFYTQQGNWDLVGNNIPVFFIQDAIKFPDLIHSVKMEADKGYPQAASAHDTFWDFVSLMPESTHMIMWAMSDRTIPRSLRTMQGFGIHTFRLVNAEGKSTFVKFHWKPKQGMASTCWDEAVKIAGADPDFQRRDLFEAIDRGDFPEWELGIQAFDEAFADSLPFDVLDPTKIIPEELLPVRPIGRMVLDRYPDNFFAETEQVAYCPANIVPGIDFTNDPLLQGRLFSYLDTQLKRLGSTNFHQLPINAAKCPVMNFQRDGHMQMAVPKGRANYEPNSLDQSDRDPEGGGPRECPAQGFTTFAGRDTANEQGDKLRIRPESFADHYSQARMFFRSLAAPEQAHLASALVFELSKLGLEHVRVRVMANLVNVDPVLAQRVADGLAMPLPKASPSAAPVQDMDPSPALRIIEGPLDLATIDGRAIGILIADGTDKAALDALTGAVKKAGGTPVIVAPKVGGAKLSDGSVQKADLQLQGGPSVLFDAVAILVSEEGCAVLLKEGAAVQFAMDAFGHCKAIGHSEAAKPLLDKAGVEPDDGVVPADKGFVGAAGKRYWDREPKVRMLA, from the coding sequence ATGGCTACCAACAAGCGCGACGCCGGCAACGGCGGCGAGACCCATCAGATCGCGGGCGACACGGTCGAGCGGCTGACCACGAACCAGGGTATTCCCGTCTCCGACAACCAGAACCAGCTCAAGGCCGGAGCGCGCGGGCCGGTGCTGCTCGAAGACTTCGTGCTGCGCGAGAAGATCTTCCACTTCGATCACGAGCGCATTCCTGAACGGATCGTCCATGCCCGCGGATCAGCGGCGCACGGCTATTTCGAAGCCTATGAGGATCTGTCCGACATCACTCGCGCCGACCTTTTCAGCGAGAAGGGCAAGCGCACGCCGGTGTTCACGCGCTTCTCGACCGTGGCGGGCGGCGCGGGCTCGGTCGATACCCCGCGCGACGTGCGGGGCTTCGCGGTAAAATTCTACACCCAGCAGGGCAATTGGGACCTGGTCGGCAACAATATCCCGGTGTTTTTCATCCAGGACGCGATCAAATTCCCCGACCTGATCCATTCAGTGAAGATGGAGGCCGACAAGGGCTATCCGCAAGCGGCCTCGGCGCATGACACCTTCTGGGATTTTGTCAGCCTGATGCCCGAATCGACGCACATGATCATGTGGGCGATGTCGGATCGGACGATCCCGCGCTCGCTGCGCACGATGCAAGGCTTTGGAATCCACACGTTCCGCTTGGTCAATGCCGAGGGCAAGTCGACCTTCGTCAAATTCCACTGGAAGCCCAAGCAGGGCATGGCTTCGACCTGCTGGGACGAGGCGGTCAAGATCGCCGGTGCCGACCCCGATTTCCAGCGCCGCGACTTGTTCGAGGCGATCGACCGCGGCGATTTCCCAGAATGGGAACTCGGCATTCAGGCGTTCGACGAGGCATTCGCCGACAGCCTGCCGTTCGACGTGCTCGATCCGACCAAGATCATTCCCGAGGAATTGCTGCCGGTGCGGCCGATCGGGCGGATGGTGCTCGATCGCTACCCCGACAATTTCTTCGCCGAGACCGAACAGGTGGCCTATTGCCCGGCGAACATCGTCCCGGGGATCGACTTCACCAACGATCCGCTCCTCCAGGGGCGGCTCTTCTCGTATCTCGACACACAGCTCAAGCGGCTGGGATCGACCAATTTCCACCAATTGCCGATCAATGCGGCCAAATGCCCGGTGATGAACTTCCAGCGCGATGGCCACATGCAGATGGCAGTGCCCAAGGGCCGCGCGAACTATGAGCCCAACAGCCTCGACCAGAGCGACCGCGATCCCGAGGGCGGGGGGCCGCGCGAATGCCCGGCGCAAGGGTTCACTACCTTTGCCGGGCGCGACACTGCCAACGAGCAGGGCGACAAGCTGCGCATCCGGCCCGAAAGCTTTGCCGATCACTATAGCCAGGCGCGGATGTTCTTCCGTTCGCTCGCGGCGCCTGAGCAGGCGCATCTTGCCTCGGCCCTGGTGTTCGAGCTGTCCAAGCTCGGGCTGGAGCATGTCCGGGTGCGGGTGATGGCCAATCTGGTCAATGTCGATCCCGTGCTGGCGCAGCGCGTTGCCGACGGGCTGGCGATGCCGCTGCCCAAGGCTTCGCCCAGTGCCGCGCCCGTGCAGGACATGGATCCCTCGCCGGCGCTGCGGATCATCGAGGGCCCGCTCGATCTTGCGACGATCGACGGGCGCGCGATCGGCATCCTGATCGCCGATGGCACCGACAAGGCAGCGCTCGACGCGCTGACCGGCGCGGTCAAGAAGGCGGGAGGCACCCCGGTGATCGTCGCACCCAAGGTTGGCGGCGCCAAGCTGTCAGACGGATCGGTCCAGAAGGCCGATCTGCAGCTCCAGGGCGGGCCTTCAGTGCTGTTCGATGCCGTGGCGATCCTGGTTTCCGAAGAAGGTTGTGCGGTGCTGCTCAAGGAAGGCGCGGCGGTCCAGTTTGCGATGGACGCGTTCGGCCATTGCAAGGCGATTGGCCATAGTGAAGCGGCCAAGCCGTTGCTCGACAAGGCCGGCGTGGAGCCCGACGATGGCGTCGTTCCGGCCGACAAGGGATTCGTTGGTGCGGCGGGCAAGCGCTATTGGGACCGCGAGCCAAAGGTGCGAATGCTCGCCTGA
- a CDS encoding class I fructose-bisphosphate aldolase — protein sequence MSITPAVKAILANYESDNPGVKANLARILMQGKLGGTGKLIILPVDQGFEHGPARSFAINPDAYDPHYHFQLAIDAGLSAYAAPLGMIEAGADTFAGQIPTILKVNSSNSWATGINQAVTGGVDDALRLGCAAIGFTIYPGADDVFDMMEEIKELSAEAKAVGIATVLWSYPRGGNLSKDGELALDVGAYAAHMAALLGAHIIKVKLPSAHIEQKDAVKSYEGTDWSAQSDRVKHVVKSCFNGRRIVVFSGGAAKGEDAVYQDARDIRDGGGNGSIIGRNTFQRPRADAIAMLDKLVGIYKGGE from the coding sequence ATGAGCATCACGCCCGCCGTCAAGGCCATTCTCGCCAACTACGAGTCCGACAATCCGGGCGTGAAGGCGAACCTCGCGCGCATCCTTATGCAGGGCAAGCTGGGCGGCACCGGCAAGCTGATTATCCTGCCGGTCGATCAGGGCTTCGAGCACGGCCCGGCGCGCAGCTTCGCGATCAACCCTGACGCCTATGATCCCCACTACCACTTCCAGCTCGCGATCGACGCCGGGCTGTCGGCTTATGCTGCGCCGCTGGGGATGATCGAGGCGGGTGCCGACACCTTTGCCGGGCAGATCCCGACGATCCTCAAGGTCAACAGCTCGAACAGCTGGGCGACCGGCATCAACCAGGCCGTCACCGGCGGCGTCGACGACGCGCTTAGGCTGGGCTGCGCGGCGATCGGCTTCACCATCTATCCGGGCGCCGACGACGTGTTCGACATGATGGAGGAGATCAAGGAGCTCTCCGCCGAGGCCAAGGCGGTCGGCATCGCGACGGTACTGTGGTCGTACCCGCGCGGCGGCAACCTCTCCAAGGACGGCGAACTGGCGCTCGACGTCGGCGCCTATGCCGCGCACATGGCGGCATTGCTCGGCGCGCACATCATCAAGGTCAAGCTGCCCTCGGCGCATATCGAGCAGAAGGACGCCGTGAAGTCGTACGAGGGCACTGACTGGTCGGCGCAGTCGGACCGCGTCAAGCATGTCGTTAAGAGCTGTTTCAACGGCCGCCGCATCGTCGTCTTCTCGGGCGGCGCGGCCAAGGGGGAGGACGCAGTCTATCAGGACGCGCGCGACATCCGCGACGGCGGTGGCAACGGTTCGATCATCGGCCGCAACACCTTCCAGCGCCCGCGAGCCGACGCGATCGCGATGCTCGACAAGCTGGTCGGCATCTACAAGGGCGGCGAATGA
- a CDS encoding putative quinol monooxygenase gives MITRRPVLAGLALAVLGGRAFAEGIAMEDQLPFGMIGKMKAQPGKRAELIAILGSGTGAMPGCRAYLIAEDAKDADAIWITEIWDDAASHKASLQLPAVRDAIAKGRPLIAAFELSAQTKPISSFIRV, from the coding sequence ATGATCACGCGCCGTCCGGTACTTGCGGGCCTCGCGCTCGCGGTGCTGGGCGGTCGCGCCTTTGCAGAGGGGATAGCGATGGAAGACCAGCTCCCGTTCGGGATGATCGGCAAGATGAAGGCACAGCCGGGCAAGCGCGCCGAGCTGATCGCGATCCTCGGCTCGGGAACTGGCGCGATGCCGGGATGCCGCGCCTATCTGATCGCGGAGGACGCGAAGGATGCCGACGCGATCTGGATCACCGAGATCTGGGATGATGCAGCGAGCCACAAGGCGTCGCTCCAGCTCCCCGCGGTGCGCGATGCGATCGCCAAGGGCCGACCGCTGATCGCGGCATTCGAACTGAGCGCGCAGACCAAGCCGATTTCCAGCTTCATCCGGGTCTGA
- the thiE gene encoding thiamine phosphate synthase — translation MIDIDDDALPPLGPEFAAQFKRDDRRPACQLYLVSPLDVTGEFADRLARALDAGPVAAFQFRVKDVDQHEATRLAEPLQRICSDRDVAFLVNDSISLAKRLGADGVHLGQGDGDPREARSVLGPNAQIGVTCHDSRHLAMEAGEAGADYVAFGAFYPTTTKEVRHHPDPAILSWWTTVFEIPCVAIGGITPANSRPLIDAGADFLAVSSAVWGDDEVAAIKAFGAVLAR, via the coding sequence ATGATCGATATTGACGACGATGCCCTGCCGCCGCTCGGCCCTGAATTTGCCGCACAGTTCAAGCGCGACGACCGGCGTCCGGCGTGCCAGCTCTATCTGGTCTCGCCGCTCGACGTGACCGGCGAGTTTGCGGACCGGCTGGCGCGCGCGCTCGATGCCGGGCCGGTGGCGGCGTTCCAGTTCCGAGTAAAGGACGTCGATCAGCACGAGGCGACGCGGCTGGCCGAGCCGCTGCAGCGCATCTGCAGCGACCGCGACGTCGCGTTCCTGGTCAACGACAGCATCAGCCTCGCCAAGCGGCTGGGCGCCGACGGGGTGCATCTGGGGCAGGGCGATGGCGACCCGCGGGAGGCGCGATCGGTGCTCGGACCCAACGCGCAGATCGGCGTGACTTGCCATGACAGCCGTCATCTCGCGATGGAAGCGGGCGAGGCGGGGGCAGACTATGTCGCGTTCGGCGCTTTCTATCCCACGACGACCAAGGAAGTGCGCCACCATCCCGATCCGGCAATCCTGAGCTGGTGGACGACGGTGTTCGAGATTCCGTGCGTCGCGATCGGCGGCATCACCCCGGCCAATTCGCGCCCGCTGATCGATGCCGGCGCGGACTTCCTCGCGGTGTCGTCGGCAGTGTGGGGCGACGACGAAGTCGCGGCGATCAAGGCGTTTGGGGCCGTGCTCGCGCGCTGA
- a CDS encoding L,D-transpeptidase family protein: MRKILCAVGLAAIAFAPVSAQPEAKAPKQGKPPIDWTIMHAQVILDSLGFSPGIVDGREGQSLTAALKGFQTARGLKTSGALDPATLWALHEYRARRPVTRVTIDPAMLAGPFVNPMPKDPEDQAKLPALGYSRPLEKLAEMFHTTPEILVELNPGNGAIAPGTAFFFPNVLAESRDYQGELKPAWRQTLTDLNIDARQPSGDHIVVDKSEKVLKVFDADDKLVAQFSASMGSQHDPLPIGTWKINVVDTNPKFHFNPDLFWDAKPGDEKTLLPAGPNGPVGVVWLDLSKEHYGIHGTPEPQNIGRTQSHGCIRLANWDAARLALMIKPGAEAVFQE, translated from the coding sequence TTGCGTAAAATTCTGTGTGCCGTCGGCCTTGCCGCGATTGCGTTCGCTCCTGTTTCCGCCCAGCCTGAAGCCAAGGCCCCCAAGCAGGGCAAGCCGCCGATCGACTGGACGATCATGCATGCCCAGGTGATCCTCGACTCGCTCGGCTTTTCGCCCGGGATCGTCGACGGGCGCGAAGGGCAGTCGCTGACTGCGGCGCTCAAGGGTTTCCAGACGGCGCGTGGGCTGAAGACGAGCGGCGCGCTGGATCCTGCGACTTTGTGGGCGCTCCACGAATATCGCGCGCGCCGCCCGGTGACGCGCGTGACGATCGATCCGGCGATGCTCGCGGGCCCCTTCGTCAATCCGATGCCCAAGGACCCCGAGGATCAGGCCAAGCTTCCGGCGTTGGGCTATAGCCGTCCGCTCGAAAAGCTGGCGGAAATGTTCCACACCACCCCGGAGATACTGGTCGAGCTCAATCCCGGCAACGGCGCGATCGCGCCGGGTACTGCATTCTTCTTTCCCAATGTGCTCGCCGAGTCGCGCGACTATCAGGGGGAGCTGAAGCCAGCCTGGCGGCAGACGCTGACCGACCTCAACATCGATGCACGCCAGCCGTCCGGGGATCATATCGTCGTCGACAAGTCCGAAAAGGTGCTCAAGGTGTTCGACGCCGACGATAAGCTCGTCGCGCAGTTCAGTGCATCGATGGGCAGCCAGCACGATCCGCTGCCGATCGGCACCTGGAAGATCAACGTCGTCGACACCAACCCCAAATTCCACTTCAACCCGGACCTGTTCTGGGATGCCAAGCCCGGCGACGAGAAGACGCTGCTGCCGGCTGGCCCGAACGGGCCGGTGGGAGTCGTGTGGCTCGACTTGTCGAAGGAGCATTACGGTATCCACGGTACCCCGGAGCCCCAGAATATCGGCCGGACGCAGAGCCATGGCTGCATCCGGCTGGCGAACTGGGACGCGGCGCGGCTGGCGCTGATGATCAAGCCCGGCGCCGAAGCCGTGTTCCAGGAATAA
- a CDS encoding M23 family metallopeptidase: MLKRLTIGMGLVLLLGLAALASMIRIVPGPPAAPASAPPVQAAQAQPAAPAGSWTHPLLAVPVQGVTRAQIVDTWGQSRAGGARAHEATDIMAPGGTPVLAAAPGTVEKLFYSEGGGGITLYVRSPDRQWSYYYAHLARYAPGVSEGMRVKAGDLLGFVGDTGNSGAGNYHLHFALSHMLPADGWWKGQPVNPYPLLAGRAAAP; this comes from the coding sequence GTGCTAAAGCGGCTGACCATCGGGATGGGGCTCGTCTTGCTTCTCGGGTTGGCCGCGCTTGCGTCGATGATCCGCATCGTGCCGGGGCCGCCTGCCGCGCCGGCCAGCGCGCCGCCGGTGCAGGCCGCGCAGGCACAGCCCGCGGCGCCTGCCGGAAGCTGGACGCATCCGCTGCTGGCTGTTCCCGTGCAGGGCGTTACCCGCGCCCAGATCGTCGATACCTGGGGCCAGTCGCGTGCGGGTGGGGCGCGCGCGCATGAGGCGACCGACATCATGGCGCCGGGCGGCACGCCGGTCCTTGCGGCGGCTCCGGGAACGGTGGAAAAGCTGTTCTACAGCGAGGGCGGGGGCGGGATCACGCTATATGTCCGCTCGCCCGACCGGCAATGGAGCTATTACTACGCGCATCTTGCCCGCTATGCGCCCGGTGTGAGCGAGGGGATGCGCGTCAAGGCAGGCGACCTGCTGGGCTTTGTCGGCGACACCGGCAATTCGGGGGCGGGCAATTACCACCTCCACTTCGCGCTGTCGCACATGCTGCCGGCGGACGGCTGGTGGAAGGGCCAGCCGGTCAATCCCTATCCCCTGCTTGCCGGGCGCGCTGCCGCTCCCTAA
- the efp gene encoding elongation factor P, with translation MKISGVDIRPGNIIEYEGGIWRAVKIQHTQPGKGGAYMQVEMKNLIDGRKNNVRFRSAETVERVRLDTTDFQFLFREGDALTFMDKITYDQITLDAGILGDAAAFLQDGMDVVMELYDERPISVQLPDTIEATIVEADAVVKGQTASSSYKPAVLENGVRVMVPPHIAAGTRIVVDVYEQTYVRRAD, from the coding sequence ATGAAGATCAGCGGCGTGGACATCCGTCCCGGCAACATCATCGAATATGAAGGCGGCATCTGGCGCGCCGTGAAGATTCAGCACACCCAGCCCGGCAAGGGCGGTGCGTACATGCAGGTCGAGATGAAGAACCTCATCGACGGCCGCAAGAACAACGTCCGCTTCCGCTCGGCGGAGACGGTCGAGCGCGTGCGCCTCGACACCACGGACTTCCAGTTCCTGTTCCGCGAAGGCGATGCGCTGACGTTCATGGACAAGATCACCTATGACCAGATCACGCTAGACGCGGGCATTCTCGGCGATGCCGCTGCGTTCCTGCAGGACGGCATGGACGTGGTGATGGAGCTTTATGACGAGCGCCCGATCTCGGTTCAGCTGCCCGACACGATCGAAGCGACGATCGTCGAGGCCGATGCAGTGGTGAAGGGCCAGACGGCATCGTCGTCGTACAAGCCCGCGGTGCTCGAAAACGGCGTTCGCGTGATGGTCCCGCCGCACATCGCTGCGGGAACCCGGATCGTCGTCGACGTGTATGAGCAGACGTACGTGCGGCGCGCGGACTGA
- a CDS encoding inositol monophosphatase family protein, translated as MVSHSGIITVIERAVRKAGPRLRRDFNEVQHLQVSRKGPADFVSVADKRAEDTLIEELQKARPDWGFLVEERGEIEGDPSKPRWIIDPLDGTSNFLHGIPHFCMSIAVEDPFGSQGKPEITHGYIYQPITDESFWAEKGRGAWLQDQRLRVSARRDLSDALIATGIPFLGHGDFVEWSRIFGAVAPEVAGIRRLGAAALDLAWVAAGRFDGYWESHLHPWDVAAGMLLVKEAGGYVTDFRGQDMPRERNQFLAANDVLHNKLHKLVASSLRNK; from the coding sequence TTGGTTTCGCATTCCGGCATCATCACCGTCATCGAGCGCGCCGTCCGCAAGGCGGGGCCGCGCCTGCGCCGCGACTTCAACGAGGTCCAGCACCTCCAGGTGAGCCGCAAGGGCCCGGCCGACTTCGTGTCGGTGGCCGACAAGCGCGCCGAGGACACGCTGATCGAGGAGCTCCAGAAGGCGCGGCCCGACTGGGGCTTCCTCGTCGAGGAGCGCGGCGAGATCGAAGGCGACCCGAGCAAGCCCCGCTGGATCATCGATCCGCTCGACGGCACCAGCAACTTCCTTCACGGCATCCCGCATTTCTGCATGTCGATCGCCGTCGAGGATCCGTTCGGCAGCCAGGGCAAGCCCGAGATTACGCACGGCTATATCTACCAGCCGATCACCGACGAGAGCTTCTGGGCAGAAAAGGGCCGGGGGGCGTGGCTTCAGGACCAGCGCCTGCGCGTTTCGGCGCGGCGTGACCTGTCGGATGCGTTGATCGCGACGGGCATTCCGTTCCTAGGGCATGGCGATTTCGTCGAGTGGAGCCGGATCTTCGGGGCGGTGGCGCCGGAAGTGGCAGGCATCCGCCGGCTCGGTGCTGCGGCGCTCGATCTCGCCTGGGTCGCGGCGGGGCGGTTCGACGGCTATTGGGAATCACATCTCCATCCGTGGGACGTCGCGGCGGGAATGCTGCTGGTGAAGGAAGCCGGCGGCTATGTGACCGATTTCCGTGGACAGGACATGCCGCGCGAGCGCAACCAGTTTCTCGCTGCGAACGACGTGTTGCACAACAAGCTCCACAAGCTGGTCGCGAGTTCGCTTCGCAACAAGTGA